The following is a genomic window from Asterias amurensis chromosome 8, ASM3211899v1.
CAACGATAATAATAACCGTaattataaagcgccttttttAAAAAGGATAAAAAGTGCCAACTATTTACagcaaggtgagtgggacggagtttaaattatgagacctaatccttagcaccatgtaatggtttacaaggtgatgtggcgcgatatgctgccaatcccgccagaaacactggggcgaaccccttctcttttaggTGTCTTACACAACACGCAGGACCAAAGGTTGTACGACCCATTCAAAGGCAAAGCAATGGTTTATTTGGTGTATTGGTTAGAGACACAAGTGTTACGactggggctcgaacccacactctgctgatcagaaacaccagagtataaatttggtgcttttaactgcttggccacgacacttccacctATATGTATATGTCTGAATTTCTACAGCAAGCTCCATTACCTGATATCGTGCAAACCAGTCTTGACTGAGCACAGTGTGCATATGGAAGATTCTTTGCCAACTCATTCAAATTCTGACTACATACAGGACAGTCGGCGTTCTTGTTACTTTCACTATAGCATTGCCTGGAAGAAGGAAATCACTGTTAAGGAAATTAACTGACTGAAAATTTTTCCATATAGGTTTTCATGAGACATGATTTTGGTTAAATAAACCAAAtatcgaacccacaatctgctgcTGGCAACACCAGATTAGGGCTGATATTTCACGGAGGcagtgaaggcgattgcctccatgccccctagccattgccttggtgcccttgaaatgctccagtagaaatttacaatttcctcatagggtgccctttacaaaggtcaaaatgccttggtgcccttgccctttcaaaaatgaagaatACAGGCCTGACAGTGGATGAAGTCtagtggtcagacagtaggagggttgaccttTTACCGTGTGGATGCATTCACTTTATGATATCatattacattttcctcatatttagggtgccctttatcaaggacaaaatgccttggtgcctttgccctttcaaaaacgaaacatacaggcctgtcGGAGCTTGGGTCCGTGAACtagactgctcggccatgaaGGCCTGTGGAACTTATGAGTTATAAGTTTGAAACAAAAGGATACGGTGTTTTCATAGCTGCTAGTCCTGCCTCTAGTGATACAGTTAGGACGGGCGTATTATTTAGTTGATATAACTTGTAGTTCTCCTCTCGGAATTGATCAACAATCTGCTGCCAGCGATGACCGTCCAATAATTCcttcaagaaacaaaatggataCTTTAAGATTTAGCTACGACCATCCAATAATTTTAGCCAAGTCCGCCCCACTCAGGCATCATTTGCATAAGGTTTATTGTGAATACTAAAATATTTGTCATTAGTCTTTACAGGAATGAGTTATAGCTgaccaaaaagtctgaaactgggatccagatcttaggagGTACATTGAAATGGTGGCATTTCTACAGTTtgataacccctggagttatagattacaaggagcttttgggaacagtatccacagtgctagagaagtagatctaAGAGTatgacttcttttttttttttagaaaaatacAGCATCTTAATGACCAAGATATTTGACCAAGAACATTGACTATTGTAATAAGACAATTGTAATGTCCTACAGCATTCTTAAATTGTTCGGTATTTTTCTTAACTTGATTGAATGTTAACCTCAGTAAAGGGCCTCGGGACCCTTTTGGGgttaaaggcgctatataaaagcagttttattatcattataagaAAATCTGAATCCAGATAAAAGTCTGTAACTATTTCCTCCCTTGTCTTACCTTGTAATGTGAGACATCAGTATCAGCAGGAAACGCTAAGAGACCCATGACCCTTTGAACCTCAGATAGCTGCTCTCCTTCTAGCGAGCTGAAGAACTTACGAGCATGGCGTACTGCTTCTAGACGCTTGTTTAGTAAGATCATCTCAATGAATTCTTGTGTTCGTAGGTTGAACTCTAGCGTGCTCTGTAATCAACACATGTGgcggttttgtttttaaagactgCTCATTTTAGTTAAGGTACTCTTtgtttaaaggcgctggacactattggtaattactcaaaataattattagcataaaaacttacttggtaacgagtaatggagagctgttgatagtacaaaacattgtgagaaatggctccctctgaagtaacatagtctttgagaaagaagtattttttcacgaatttggtttcgagacctcagaattagattttgaggtctcaaatttcacaggttcgatattttatgcatatgttgagatacaccaagtgagaagactgttctttcacaattaccaatagtgtccagtgtctttattaaaGGTAGTATTATAGATTGTTTGTGAGTCAGCAGAATGCTGATTTTCTAGGCAATTTAAAAAGAACGACACAATTAAAGTCACACATGAAAGCTTCAGTTGGGTaaagtgtctacttgctgagaaagaAGCAAAAAACTGTCACATTATTTTCACAAGGACatcagattgtgttttcagtCTCtgcttttcccccttttttggtttccctcccacatctaaaactcagcatttcttcttgtttcctattcaACCTGTTGTTGACGCTAATTCTGCTGTTGGctggtcataaacaaattaaacaaattgttaaataaacaaattgttatcTTACCTTGATTTTCCTTagttttgatttgttgtcatgacaCCAATTTAGGCATGCTGAGGTTTCACGTCTTAATAGCGACTCCTCTACCTCCTTAGCTACTAGAAATAGCTCTATATTGGTGAGATCCTGAGGAAGAAAACATGAAACACTATCGTCagggcttaaaggaacacgttgccttggatcggtcgagttggtctttgaaaagcgtttgtaaccgttttttataaaatgcatatgggtagaaagatgttgtaaaagtagaatacaatgatccacacaaacatgcctcgaaattgcgtggttttccttttacctcgtcgactaacacgtcggccatttatgggggtcaaaattttgactcccataaatggccgaccgtgttagttctcacagtagaaggaaaaccacgcaatttcgaggcaaacttgtgtggatcattgtattctacttttaaaacatctttccaaccatatgcattatatacaaaacggttacaaacgcttttgttttgaccaactcgtccgatccaaggcaacgtgttcctttaaattaccACTAACCACCTAAtttgttcaacaaaattattcatgtctAGATAAGAGGCCATCATTGCTGCCCTGGAATCTGTGCTGGACAGCACAGTGTATTGAGAGAGTGCCGGGCAAAATTTGTTAGTTTTGGCCCGTCCGGCATCACCCactgtggctacaacactggtcaTAACCCTAAAATCCTTCCTGAAGCTACGGCTAGTGTTAAGGGCGAGCCCAGGATAAATAACATGCAACAGGGTCTCCAGGTCTCACCTCTATATTAGAATGCCTCGCACACTTGACTGCAGTTTCATAGTAACCCGCTCGTAGGAAATATTCCACCAGCATACGGTCGACTCGTTTCTTCTTCCACTGGGCCAGGGCGGCTCCTGTTGCTCCTTCATATTCCTTTAGATGTTCCAGACGACGTTTTACAACTCGAGCACTGTCCTCTTCTTGGGTTATTGCCTCATTTGCCTAAAATTACAAATTGTTTACATGTTCTATTCTCagtgactattattattattgcaattTAACCAACATGTAAGTTTCTCAAATCCTGTGGGAGAAAAAATCCACAGATAtactcaggcctgtatgcttcattttgtaaagggcaagggcaccaaggtattttctccttggtaaagggcaccctatgaagaaattgtaaatttctactggagcatttcaagggcaccaaggcaatgaccagcagGCATGGAGGCCATCGTtgtctctgtgaagtatcaggcctgtatactACTTGATTGGGATTCAACCCCACGACCCCAATGTCTTAACACTAGaccacctggggtggatttcacaaagagttaggactagtcttatctcgagttaggaagagttactcgtcctaacgtaggactagctgtacattttttatatctctataggactagtcctaagttaggactagtcgtaactctttgtgaaatcgacccctgggctgTGTGctacattttttaaagggcatgggcaccaaggcatttctccttggtaaagggcaccctttgaggaaattgtaaatttctactggagcatttcaagggtacaagggcaatgaccatgggggcatggaggcaattgcctttgttgcctccatgaagcatCAGGTCTGGACCACTCTTAGTCTTAG
Proteins encoded in this region:
- the LOC139940423 gene encoding E3 ubiquitin-protein transferase MAEA-like, whose product is MADLKALEHATLKVPYETLNKKFRNCQKTIDREVSHVMQVHNELEKCLDSSSTTVGTVVNILDSMVDKLSALKRKANEAITQEEDSARVVKRRLEHLKEYEGATGAALAQWKKKRVDRMLVEYFLRAGYYETAVKCARHSNIEDLTNIELFLVAKEVEESLLRRETSACLNWCHDNKSKLRKIKSTLEFNLRTQEFIEMILLNKRLEAVRHARKFFSSLEGEQLSEVQRVMGLLAFPADTDVSHYKELLDGHRWQQIVDQFREENYKLYQLNNTPVLTVSLEAGLAAMKTPQCYSESNKNADCPVCSQNLNELAKNLPYAHCAQSRLVCTISGNIMNEHNPPMMLPNGYVYGECSLKSMAIENNGIVICPKTRDKFTVDQIEKVFIM